A part of Misgurnus anguillicaudatus chromosome 6, ASM2758022v2, whole genome shotgun sequence genomic DNA contains:
- the LOC129433135 gene encoding N-acetylneuraminate-9-phosphate synthase: MSSVFELCPGRKIGGSNPCFIIAEIGQNHQGDIEIARRMIKMAKDCGADCVKFQKSEIEHRFTKHALERPYTSPHAWGPTYGAHKRHLEFSHQQYRELQKYANDIGIFFTASGMDEMAVQFLHEINVPFFKVASADTNNIQYLEKTAKKGRPMVISSGMQSMDTMRCVYQTVKKHNPNFTFLQCTSAYPLPTEHINLSLITEFQKEFPDIPIGYSGHETGIHVSVAAVAMGAKVLERHVTLDKTWKGSDHSASLEPAELKELVTAIRTVETAMGSPIKQMLSCESSCHSKLGKSVVARMALKKGVTLTLDMLTVKVAEPHGMAPENIFKLVGKQITVNVGEDDTITEDMIQ, from the exons ATGTCATCTGTGTTTGAACTTTGTCCTGGAAGAAAAATCGGGGGCTCCAATCCCTGTTTTATTATCGCTGAGATTGGACAGAACCATCAAGGAGACATTGAAATTGCCAGAAGAATGATCAAAATGGCTAAG GATTGTGGAGCCGACTGTGTTAAGTTTCAGAAGAGCGAGATCGAGCACAGATTCACCAAACATGCTCTGGAGCGCCCTTATACGTCTCCTCACGCTTGGGGCCCAACCTATGGAGCTCACAAGCGACACCTGGAGTTCAGTCACCAGCAGTACAGGGAACTACAGAAGTATGCAAATGACATTGGCATTTTCTTTACAGCATCAGGAATGGACGAG ATGGCTGTACAATTTCTTCATGAGATAAATGTACCATTTTTTAAAGTGGCCTCAGCTGACACAAACAACATACAGTACCTGGAGAAAACTGCAAAGAAAG GTCGTCCCATGGTGATCTCCAGTGGTATGCAGTCTATGGACACCATGCGCTGTGTTTACCAAACAGTGAAGAAGCACAATCCTAATTTCACCTTTCTGCAGTGCACCAGCGCTTATCCACTGCCGACAGAGCACATCAATCTCAGTCTGATCACT GAGTTTCAGAAGGAGTTTCCAGACATTCCCATAGGCTACTCTGGACATGAGACGGGCATTCATGTGTCTGTGGCTGCTGTGGCAATGGGAGCAAAGGTGTTGGAGCGTCATGTGACCCTGGACAAGACTTGGAAAGGCAGTGACCATTCAGCTTCATTGGAGCCAGCTGAGCTTAAGGAACTGGTGACAGCCATCAGGACTGTTGAGACGGCCATGGGTTCACCAATCAAACAGATGCTGTCCTGTGAATCATCCTGCCATAGCAAG TTGGGTAAGTCAGTGGTGGCCCGGATGGCACTGAAAAAGGGTGTGACGTTAACTCTCGACATGTTGACAGTAAAAGTGGCTGAACCGCACGGTATGGCACCAGAGAACATCTTCAAACTGGTGGGCAAGCAAATCACTGTGAACGTGGGGGAAGATGACACCATAACTGAGGATATGATCCAATAA